One Besnoitia besnoiti strain Bb-Ger1 chromosome VIII, whole genome shotgun sequence DNA segment encodes these proteins:
- a CDS encoding TATA-box binding protein TBP2 (encoded by transcript BESB_084570), whose amino-acid sequence MEEGARREEAGGAGREKRRRSSSAFSFMLEAEGDDFSPKRQRGSVCRNGDDASTFPTSAPASGGGTDLLGVSPSASSSAAPAAHASSSSLSPREERESEEKGGCDEGFLTRRVVGKEEHEEEGLLLLGSCLSDVNQDFSGFTFETDAALIESLLAPSTAGADGEGGDPLPSSAAQDAVASFDVAAASFPSLGGQEDASSASSPPSPASARLSVLGQQGACSPSGLPAPSPLSSFPPPSGAASSVSLSAESLLALAPAHASQIKETQGGESVLSLKKQDILAAAPPLFSPPTVPEVQNVVASGRVAWKTLQEEDGACAWTTDNEEVKLDLRHLAISCRFAEYNPRKINACIIRLRNPKCTVLVFRSGRLMITGARSEAEAERAARLVARMLTFAYCGGTEKGAESLLRASPLPSLPSCKEVGGEEASAAAGPCAAVALPSPEASMGRAEKESRKQRRRRKLCLRDFKVENVVASADCGVPVRLEGLAFEHKEFSSYEPELFSGLVYRYNPTASLKAVLLVFVSGKVVITGCKNLSEVNHVFEALYPVLIRYHQ is encoded by the exons ATGGAGGAGGGTGCGCGGCgtgaggaggcgggcggcgcagggcgggagaagcgccgtcgctcgtcgtctgcgttttccttcatgctcgaggccgaaggcgacgactTTTCTCCGAAGCGGCAACGAGGCTCTGTCTGCCGCAACGGGGACGACGCCTCCACCTTCCCcacgtctgcgcctgcatcCGGCGGAGGCACAGACTTGCTTGGcgtgtcgccctccgcctcttcgtccgcggcgcctgcggcgcacgcctcttcttcctctctttcgcctcgtgaggagcgcgagagcgaagagaaggggGGCTGCGACGAAGGATTCCTCACGAGGCGCGTGGTGGGGAAGGAAGAgcacgaagaggagggcctgctgctgctcggctCATGTCTGTCCGACGTGAATCAAGATTTCTCTGGATTCACCTTCGAaaccgacgcggcgctcatcgagtctctcctcgcgccctccacggcgggcgccgacggcgagggcggcgacccgctgccgagctccgcggctcaagacgcggtcgcctccttcgATGTGGCTGCAGCGTCGTTCCCTTCCCTCGGCGGTCAGGAAGatgcgtcttccgcgtcctcccctccctcgcctgcgtccgcgcggctctcggtGCTGGGCCAGCAGGGGGCCTGTTCACCGTCtgggctgccggcgccctcgcctctctcttcttttccccCCCCgtccggcgcggcgtcttctgtctcgctctcggcggagagcttgctggcgctcgcgcccgcgcacgcgagTCAGATCAAAGAGACGCAGGGGGGAGAGAGTGTTTTGTCTCTGAAAAAACAGGATAtcctcgctgcagcgccgccgctcttttCGCCGCCGACTGTGCCGGAAGTACAGAACGTCGTGGCTTCGGGCCGCGTCGCGTGGAAGACGCTGcaagaggaagacggcgctTGCGCCTGGACGACCGACAACGAAGAGGTCAAACTCGATCTGCGCCACCTCGCGATCAGCTGCAGATTCGCGGAGTACAACCCGCGAAAAATCAACGCATGCATCATCCGACTCAGAAACCCGAAGTGTACCGTCCTCGTGTTCAGATCTG GTCGCCTTATGATCaccggcgcgcgaagcgaagcggaggctgagcgggcggcgcggctggtCGCGCGAATGCTTACGTTTGCGTATTGCGGCGGGACTgagaagggcgcggagagtctgcttcgcgcgagTCCTCTTCCGTCGCTTCCTTCCTGCA aggaagtcggcggcgaagaggcgagcgccgcagcaggcccgTGTGCAGCTGTCGCCCTGCCGAGCCCGGAGGCGTCGATGgggcgcgccgagaaggaaagtcggaagcagcgaaggagaaggaaactGTGTCTCCGCGACTTCAAAGTCGAAAAcgtcgtcgccagcgcagacTGCGGAGTGCCCGTCCGActcgagggcctcgcctTCGAACACAAAGAATTCTCCAGCTACGAACCCGAGCTCTTCTCGG GGCTCGTCTACCGTTACAATCCGACGGCGTCTCTGAAGGCCGTTCTGCTGGTGTTCGTCAGCGGCAAAGTTGTCATCACAGGATGCAAAAATTTGAGCGAAGTGAACCACGTGTTCGAGGCGCTTTACCCAGTGCTCATCCGGTACCACCAGTGA
- a CDS encoding 5-aminolevulinic acid synthase domain-containing protein (encoded by transcript BESB_084580) yields MSRFAPRRSAPCAKASASSHACPFLSRHTNESLSSLFPFRAFCPVASKFDSATLPAVMRATTMKHQLFPHLSSSPSAALAGALAGSAAAGALGSKATEPKPSGLCAAARSDAAAASECALKAPAQAEASAEALSPFYYERRFSEAINELHAEGRYRVFAQLQRKRGSFPNASIFFDRNSGWEGQREQTGVAARPEGVQPEAANRDGEEWMARANAQEESGGVATAGLSAARAVADVAKELVQGEVQLWCSNDYLGMGQNPLVIKAAHEALEAAGAGAGGTRNISGNCTYHLELERELAALHGKEAGLLFTSGYVANEATLSTLGKLLPNLHIFSDEKNHASIIAGIRGARCTKKIFRHNDLIHLESLLAEAPADVPKLIVFESIYSMDGSVSPVKEICDLAEKYNSLTYIDEVHSVGMYGRTGGGVTEQTGQQLRVDLINGTLAKAIGVFGGYVAGKATLVDCIRSYAAGFIFTSSVPPAVAAAATASVRYLRRSSEERYLQQVRAAQLKTLLISRDFPVLINPSHIVPVLVGCPIACKRASDLLLHEHKLYIQPINYPTVPRGTERLRITPGPLHDYDDLLRLTDALDQVWNALGLVRATEFKASRGLLVGPHAVARLREEAAELAPSAAALERQEEQVVMRQAVEECRQKSNRRAAHLLEEMLKAQFFFSQRQPRVQELHSVDRLRAQDEPMQSSFALSPSFALRRRSRFLARGGDAREEDLLLSQASLSLGECVNRDAAEMEADAPSREQAARERRIEVRA; encoded by the exons ATGTCGCGCTTCGCCCctcgtcgctcggcgccctgcgccaaggcctcggcctcgagcCACGCGTgtccctttctctcgcgtcaCACGAAcgagtctctctcttcgctctttCCCTTCCGCGCCTTTTGTCCAGTGGCCTCCAAGTTCGACTCGGCGACGCTCCCCGCAGTCATGCGCGCGACTACGATGAAGCACCAGCTGTTTCCGCACttgtcctcctcgccctccgccgcgctcgcgggcgcgctcgcgggcagcgcggctgcgggcgcgttgGGCTCCAAGGCGACGGAGCCGAAACCCAgcgggctctgcgcggcggcgcggtccgacgccgcggccgccagcgagtGTGCGCTGAAGGCCCCGGcgcaggctgaggcgagcgcggaggcgctgtcgccgttcTACTACGAGAGGCGCTTCTCAGAGGCGATCAACGAGCTTCACGCGGAAGGCCGGTACCGCGTGtttgcgcagctgcagcggaagCGCGGCTCGTTCCCCAACGCCTCCATCTTCTTCGACCGAAACAGCGGCTGGGAGGGACAGCGCGAGCAGACTGGAGTCGCGGCGCGACCTGAGGGGGTCCAGCCGGAGGCTGCCAACAGGGACGGCGAAGAGTGGATGGCGAGAGCAAATGCGCAAGAGGAGTCGGGGGGCGTCGCGACCGCAGggctctcggcggcgcgcgccgtcgcggacgTCGCGAAGGAGCTCGTGCAGGGAGAAGTCCAGCTCTGGTGCTCCAACGACTACTTGGGCATGGGACAGAATCCCCTCGTCATCAAG GCGGCGCATGAGGCTCTAGAAGCGGCGGGTGCCGGCGCAGGGGGGACGCGCAACATCAGCGGGAACTGCACGTATCATCTCGAACTCGAGCGCGAGTTGGCTGCGCTCCACGGCAAGGAAGCGGGGCTTCTCTTCACGTCCG gCTACGTGGCGAACGAGGCGACGCTGTCGACGCTGGGCAAGCTGCTTCCGAATCTGCACATCTTCTCTGATGAGAAGAATCACGCATCGATTATCGCGGGgattcgcggcgcgcgctgcaccAAGAAGATCTTTCGGCACAACGACTTGATTCACCTCGAGAGTCtcctggcggaggcgcctgcggacgtGCCCAAACTGATTGTCTTCGAGAGCATCTACAGCATGGACGGCAGCGTCTCGCCAGTCAAAGAGATCTGCGACCTCGCGGAGAAATACAACTCGCTCACCTACATCGACGAAGTTCACTCCGTCGGCATGTATGGCCGCACGGGCGGCGGCGTAACCGAGCAAACtgggcagcagctgcgcgttgACCTCATCAACG GCACTCTGGCGAAGGCGATCGGCGTTTTTGGCGGCTACGTCGCGGGCAAAGCCACGTTGGTCGACTGCATTCGCTCCTACGCCG CGGGATTCATCTTCACCTCGTCGGTGCcgccggccgtcgcggccgctgcgacgGCTTCAGTGCGCTatctgcgtcgctcttc CGAAGAACGCTACCTGCAGCAGGTGCGGGCCGCCCAGCTGAAGACTCTGCTCATCTCGCGCGACTTCCCAGTTTTGATTAATCCAAGCCACATCGTGCCGGTCCTCGTCGGGTGCCCTATTGCGTGCAAACGCGCGTCTGATCTCCTGCTCCACGAGCACAAG CTATACATCCAGCCGATCAACTATCCGACTGTTCCCAGAGGCACCGAGCGCCTACGAATCACACCAGGGCCTCTCCACGACTACGATGACCTTCTGCGACTCACCGACGCCCTAGACCAG GTCTGGAATGCGTTGGGCCTGGTGCGTGCGACGGAGTTCAAGGCGTCGCGTGGGCTGCTCGTGGGCCCCCACGCGgtggcgcgcctgcgtgagGAGGCTGCTGagctcgcgccctctgcagcggcgctggagcgccaAGAGGAGCAAGTCGTGATGCGGCAGGCCGTGGAAGAATGTCGTCAGAAGAGCaatcgccgcgcggcgcaccTGCTCGAGGAGATGCTGAAGGCTcagtttttcttctcgcagcgccagccgcgcgtgcAAGAACTGCACTCTGTCGACCGACTCAGAGCGCAGGACGAACCTATGCAGTCCTCCTtcgcgctgtcgccctcgttcgcgctgcggcgccgcagccgcttcctcgcccgcggaggggacgcacgcgaagaagaccTGTTGCTgtcgcaggcctcgctgAGTCTGGGCGAGTGCGTCAACAGAGATGCGGCCGAAATGGAAGCggacgcgccctcgcgggaGCAGGCGGCACGTGAGCGGCGCATTGAAGTGAGGGCTTGA
- a CDS encoding transporter, major facilitator family protein (encoded by transcript BESB_084590) has product MGTSRVALSLPPQPASSLPSALPAYASSAAAFAAAEYYPSARSDKCEARKSATHLVLYPSASPVIAPKATTLAPVSLQATHDAGAGDFARDCFSEAKYDPSSHATPFYAVPRHPVGESSTPAMSQPVVTDARRATMLQQHAALSHHAATRLPADSAASAHSPQTAEPGFYSTATPPPPCCPPTPESGFYAHCEGSSAAAGAMFKSGQSSACFARNAQTTTAASAPSNSLPSSRRNSGSWAPLSFPQHLVRVVPQPAGYQPLPTGYSMPVQPYSPSCAYAPLQGEPMAAGEGARPAFYSAPAPACPFAHAKESQSASAASGVRGLPRGSGAAAEEPRRSLFSTSSAGDNSQQLTALLQGDSERTQRTALGARRAAGDSLSPSAGTVGYLPLVCMLFMSIMCNFDHGVIPAVLGDIQEHFTQMGFVEQSLLGSLVYFGLIVGTLFAGVSYQHLGAKWLLVASLTCLSACLYLFASSSSLAVMYVMRFCIGLCQALPVVYIPVWVDAFAPEGQVTRWMAFTQLGGIGGTVLGYFLGGVLSRFHGANIFGLAATSWRTPFTIQAIALLPLLCALTCLSAKTVNLPPSSYAHPDPEREAGLSSIAEVDPEAGEGSSPVQSIWRVLEASLKGVRSLLKNPLYVIITLGMSTLYFVVTGIQFWVTEYMIVVLKFNKITVVVLSTLCFLTAPTSGVWCGGYVCDLCGGYRGGQQRTAVRVATVFAGVAALLAVACVYVVNIALFAFLLWGSLFFGAALVPVAVGMLLSSVPVHQRSLSSAVSQFAYHVFGWFAAPLASGAVMDIVDTWQMHHAAFQASKELPLAVGFSMILCVSVLGFGFFATANLLTLPSEKIEKEEVELQLARSRLPTLSF; this is encoded by the exons ATGGGAACGTCTCGCGTCGCACTGAGTctcccgccgcagcccgctTCTTCACTCCCCTCTGCGCTTCCTGCGtacgcgtcttccgccgccgcattcgccgctgcggagtACTACCCCTCGGCTCGGTCAGACAagtgcgaggcgcgcaagAGTGCGACGCATCTCGTCCTGTATCCATCCGCCTCTCCGGTGATCGCGCCCAAGGCCACGACGCTCGCGCCAGTCTCTCTTCAGGCGACCCACGACGCCGGTGCGGGGGACTTCGCGCGCGACTGTTTCTCAGAGGCGAAGTACGACCCAAGCAGTCACGCCACGCCGTTTTACGCAGTCCCGCGACACCCCGTGGGGGAAAGCTCGACGCCCGCGATGTCTCAGCCGGTGGTGAcggacgcccgccgcgcgacgatgcttcagcagcacgcggcgctcagccaccacgcagcgacgcgtcttcctgcagactccgccgcctctgcgcactCGCCGCAGACTGCTGAGCCTGGTTTCTACTCGACCGctacgcctccgccgccctgctgccCGCCGACGCCTGAATCTGGCTTCTACGCACACTGCGAGGGCtccagcgcagcagctggtGCAATGTTCAAGTCGGGTCAGAGTTCCGCCTGCTTTGCGCGCAACGCGCAGACGACTacggccgcctccgcgccttccaactcgctgccttcttcccgCAGGAACAGCGGCTCCTGGGCTCCTCTCTCGTTCCCCCAGCacctcgtccgcgtcgttcCCCAGCCTGCCGGATACCAACCGCTTCCCACTGGAT ACTCGATGCCTGTGCAGCCCTActcgccgtcctgcgcgtACGCGCCCTTGCAGGGGGAGCCGATGGcggccggcgaaggcgcgcgtcctgccttttactccgcgccggcgccagcgtGTCCCTTCGCCCACGCCAAGGAGTCGCAgagcgcgtcggcggcgagcggcgtgcGAGGGCTCccgcgcggaagcggagccgcagccgaggagCCGCGCCGTAGTCTCTTCAGCACGTCCTCTGCTGGAGACAACTCGCAGCAGCtgacggcgctgctgcaaggcgacagcgagcggACGCAGCGCACGGCGCtcggggcgcgccgcgcggcaggagacagcctctctccctccgcggggACTGTAGGGTATCTGCCACTGGTGTGCATGCTTTTCATGTCGATCATGTGCAACTTCGATCACGGCGTGATCCCCGCCGTCCTCGGCGACATCCAGGAACACTTCACGCAGATGGGGTTCGTCGAGCAGAGTCTCCTCGGCTCGCTCGTCTACTTCGGCCTCATCGTCGGCACCTTGTTTGCAG GCGTGTCATACCAACATCTGGGGGCGAAGTGGCTGCTGGTCGCCTCGCTGACTTGCCTCAGCGCGTGCCTCTATCTGTTTGCATCTTCGTCGAGTCTCGCGGTGATGTATGTCATGCGTTTCTGCATCGGCCTCTGCCAA GCCCTGCCTGTAGTCTACATCCCGGTTTGGGTtgacgccttcgcgcccgaAGGTCAAGTCACGCGCTGGATGGCGTTTACGCAGCTTGGAGGCATTGGAG GGACGGTCCTCGGCTACTTCCTCGGCGGTGTGCTTTCGAGGTTCCACGGGGCGAACAtcttcggcctcgcggccACTTCCTGGCGGACGCCGTTCACGATTCAG GCCATCGCcttgctgccgctgctctgcGCCCTCACGTGCCTCTCCGCCAAGACCGTCAACCTGCCGCCCTCCAGCTACGCGCACCCTGATCCGGAGCGTGAAGC AGGCTTGAGCTCGATCGCCGAAGTGGAtccagaggcaggcgaagggTCATCACCGGTGCAGTCCATCTGGCGCGTGCTTGAAGCGTCGCTGAAGGGCGTGCGGAGTCTCTTGAAGAATCCGCTCTATGTCATCATCACCCTCGGCATGAGCACGCTATACTTTGTCGTCACGGGCATCCAGTTCTGGGTGACAGAGTACATGATCGTCGTCCTGAAATTCAACAAAATCACCGTCGTCGTTCTCTCCACGCTCTGTTTCCTGACTGCGCCCACTTCTGG AGTGTGGTGCGGCGGCTACGTTTGCGATCTCTGCGGAGGGTACcgcggcgggcagcagcgCACAGCTGTTCGCGTGGCGACGGTCTTTGCGG GCGTCGCGGCACTGCTGGCGGTGGCGTGCGTATACGTGGTGAACatcgccctcttcgccttcctgctGTGGGGatcgctcttcttcggcgccgcgctagtgccggtcgccgtcggcatgcttctctcctctgtgcCGGTCCATCAGCGCAGCCTCTCTTCCGCCGTCTCTCAGTTCGC GTATCATGTCTTTGGCTggttcgccgcgcccctTGCGAGCGGCGCTGTAATGGACATTGTCGATACCTGGCAAATGCACCATGCAGCCTTCCAGGCCTCGAAggagctgccgctggc GGTCGGTTTCTCGATGATCTTATGCGTGAGCGTTCTCGGCTTTGGATTCTTTGCGACCGCGAATCTGCTG ACTCTGCCCTCTGAGAAGATTGAGAAGGAAGAAGTGGAGCTGCAGTTGGCCCGGAGTCGCCTTCCGACTCTCTCCTTCTAA